The following coding sequences are from one Venturia canescens isolate UGA chromosome 5, ASM1945775v1, whole genome shotgun sequence window:
- the LOC122411170 gene encoding uncharacterized protein, whose protein sequence is MSRCILVVCALVLMVAASSYCANIGESLLPGPVSPMQQCRDREPGNYVGVCEPESPADMCSDLKCAPNRGDIPFGVGTGPALDGTWCGPKKMCSMGSCVDDPEERRNPFDAEKARYCQQ, encoded by the exons ATGTCTCGCTGCATCCTCGTTGTTTGTGCACTGGTTTTGATGGTGGCAGCTTCCTCGTATTGTGCGAAT ATCGGAGAGTCATTGCTGCCAGGTCCAGTTTCTCCTATGCAACAATGTCGTGACCGCGAGCCTGGTAATTACGTTGGAGTTTGCGAA CCCGAAAGTCCAGCGGACATGTGCAGCGACCTAAAGTGTGCTCCGAACCGAGGAGATATTCCATTCGGCGTAGGGACAGGACCGGCTCTCGATGGCACATGGTGTGGACCAAAGAAG ATGTGCTCCATGGGATCTTGCGTCGACGATCCAGAAGAGCGACGAAATCCCTTCGACGCAGAGAAAGCTCGTTACTGCCAGCAGTAG
- the LOC122411172 gene encoding uncharacterized protein, whose product MSRCIFVISALVLMAATSSYCMNVLKVLPENRVSPMQQCRDRKLGYFVGVCQPENPADMCESLKCGSNRGDIPDAEDIGKAFAGTWCGPKKMCFMGSCIEDTKERENPFDKEEGLACME is encoded by the exons ATGTCACGCTGCATCTTCGTAATCAGTGCACTGGTTTTGATGGCGGCAACTTCCTCGTATTGCATGAAT GTTCTGAAAGTTTTGCCAGAAAATCGAGTATCTCCCATGCAACAATGTCGTGATCGCAAGCTTGGATATTTCGTTGGAGTTTGCCAG CCCGAGAATCCAGCAGATATGTGCGAGAGCCTGAAGTGTGGTTCGAACCGAGGAGATATTCCGGATGCAGAAGACATTGGAAAGGCGTTCGCTGGTACCTGGTGCGGACCGAAAAAG ATGTGCTTCATGGGATCTTGCATTGAAGATACAAAAGAGCGAGAAAACCCTTTCGACAAGGAGGAAGGTCTGGCATGCATGGAGTGA